The following are from one region of the Spodoptera frugiperda isolate SF20-4 chromosome 20, AGI-APGP_CSIRO_Sfru_2.0, whole genome shotgun sequence genome:
- the LOC126911975 gene encoding sodium channel protein Nach-like yields MKIQLVNKILEHILLLYRRMKYTCRNLTVHGPSYLVRKDVHIVYRIIYFIIYVHVWIIAVATIRKYYDHYQENTIRFTTRTDYLDWNTTFASVTVCEIANIEKIWTLSKLFDMQEGDKYDRFLAEIIFFSGTCFSCTSSCSNTTLCSRDYSAIVSKFRTPCKHLFKSCKWNGRDINCCKHFKPLQTEYGTCYSINNKHVGGNHKMFFTSALTKNPEAGVLEITLSQDYESFIHSPEDIPFWNMEYDRRITTLYGAEATVRFSIMDVVNEPEVPLIAPEVRQCRFPDEVPGSYIAFKQYSYSVCIIQCRIEAQLKLCNCTHHLSPVQYKDRYCGLEGLKCLTKHYQTLRKLQVPGTNETGLNCDCLPSCTEPDYNVVSKKLLEPEKELKVKPARFILNNRPYQRVTRQVARTTLDLVVAIGNCFGLCFGGSLLSIVEIIYYLCFKRWKFA; encoded by the coding sequence ATGAAGATACAACTAGTCAATAAAATCTTAGAGCACATACTGTTGTTGTACCGGCGAATGAAATATACTTGTAGGAATCTCACGGTACACGGCCCCAGCTACCTCGTCCGTAAAGACGTACACATCGTCTACAGAATTATATACTTCATTATATACGTGCACGTGTGGATCATAGCCGTCGCTACAATACGCAAGTACTACGATCATTATCAAGAAAACACCATTCGCTTCACGACGCGCACTGATTACCTCGACTGGAATACGACATTTGCTTCAGTTACCGTTTGCGAGATTGCAAACATTGAGAAAATATGGACACTTAGCAAGCTATTCGACATGCAAGAAGGAGATAAGTACGATCGATTCCTCGCCGAAATTATATTCTTCAGTGGCACTTGTTTCAGTTGCACGTCATCATGCTCAAACACAACATTGTGTTCACGTGATTATTCCGCAATAGTGTCAAAGTTCCGCACGCCCTGCAAACACCTCTTCAAATCATGTAAATGGAATGGCCGCGATATTAACTGCTGTAAACATTTCAAACCTCTTCAAACGGAATACGGGACGTGCTATTCAATTAACAACAAGCACGTTGGCggaaatcacaaaatgtttTTCACGTCCGCCCTAACAAAAAACCCAGAGGCGGGAGTTCTCGAAATAACTCTATCACAAGATTACGAGTCATTCATCCATTCACCTGAGGACATACCCTTTTGGAATATGGAATATGATCGTAGAATAACGACGCTGTATGGAGCCGAAGCTACTGTGAGGTTTTCAATTATGGATGTGGTGAATGAGCCGGAAGTACCTTTGATCGCTCCTGAGGTACGTCAATGCAGATTCCCTGACGAGGTTCCAGGAAGCTACATAGCTTTCAAGCAATACAGCTATTCTGTGTGTATTATTCAATGTCGGATCGAGGCCCAACTGAAGCTTTGTAACTGTACACATCACTTATCTCCGGTCCAATACAAAGATCGATACTGCGGCTTGGAGGGATTAAAGTGTTTAACGAAACATTACCAAACGTTGAGGAAGCTGCAAGTTCCGGGCACGAACGAAACGGGTTTGAACTGTGATTGTTTACCTTCGTGCACGGAGCCGGATTATAACGTGGTGTCGAAGAAGTTGCTTGAGCCTGAAAAGGAGTTAAAAGTTAAGCCTGCCCGGTTCATACTGAATAATAGACCTTACCAGCGAGTTACTCGGCAGGTTGCGCGCACCACGCTAGACTTGGTCGTTGCTATAGGAAATTGTTTTGGTCTTTGCTTTGGCGGATCATTGTTATCGATCgttgaaataatttactatCTGTGTTTTAAACGCTGGAAGTTTGCGTAA